A genome region from Oncorhynchus gorbuscha isolate QuinsamMale2020 ecotype Even-year linkage group LG26, OgorEven_v1.0, whole genome shotgun sequence includes the following:
- the LOC124015522 gene encoding fas-binding factor 1 homolog isoform X7, whose translation MFTNNSLVDRECTLKMLQQRNMRAKQKKGQKSSIDDMLGDLLGDDDFPVKAKALAREAGRLGPSLPSHSGKRSLLGDDDFFSKLAEEAENYEGSDVSEADPTALLESMKDIDDMDADLFGSKKKPSSAPAQSKGSGIGGPMKNPPKSGNKLKGGISDEPDIEEKKPSSAPASTARGYKRFSFTNDDDDDVLAPTTDTKDFDDPLADLLDDLPIEDKNEPKITKKAPPEKSVLSPDSPIIKKKETASPAPVPKKRDELTFDDDEDDLMDALGFGDSPKESPKKNEAVLIPKNESNSELPQRARTRLDEILGRGTSPRLLERPPTGERKDPPQQQEKQKHHQETPTTTDPFLEEDLTFGSYQPTLVTTPEGRHSRRQSVRFSTEDNSASSPEKKPKPTTLTPTFPRPAADWLGLSQDDEEEPPPVPEPLKTPSSSSVGSKPSSSGNHIPQPSTETPNTSFKYSKPVGPSVEVSASQKHEDDWLSGALSRKKTQSSTRSEEKRTTQEDFLGFGDEVDLESFLSKRGSSPASRRKDASTPNKEPGEPSHREPSPTAHSTPVREDQFQPVPQQSQMQNTAPVVQPQVSLSANSLQQLLLQQQLESQLLGLGGAVDVAGLQRQKRDTEKQNGHLALQARIIKLEEQVRSLQQELDQNQMLLESVQQRHKQDTELMENTHRARVKLLDDSAAQREARARQECENLAERLATVTRIAEQERMELQEKHQRRLAQTQQDRDREVERLRDLQRKSILEMKKDHEDQVQRLKRLKDEEIDAVTSATSQTRSLTVVIEQMEHFSHRLGDLSSRVESTHENTAQGLEQGARQRDEQLRVMQDRLGQQQRAMAEERTRLKEVIAKMDTQLAEQQRQLEKERWRVNAEQAKADSSQRGLDEERRSLTQHISMEREELERAKSALLEEQQQVMQRCAEERRKLASEWTQFHTQEKLRQDRAEREASRALERDAHREGSIISMAQEQVDLKLRAGELKQHEAAVAREREALERQREELDREKERLSGTGLQLKTRAQEVEAFSKLASERYNEGEKALQESRQVETEHQTRLRSIHSQMERLRQQEQHLHQERMNMTEQRRQMEALKHSLPITPFPQSMAPIFTDFRPVLAVPQMASTKAVRQPPPLVSSPDSTELQARLALLRHTAEKDRDFLQDEQFFLDTLKKAPYNSAFHTD comes from the exons ATGTTTACCAATAATTCACTGGTAGACAGGGAGTGTACGTTGAAAATGCTACAACAGAGGAACATGCGG GCTAAACAGAAGAAAGGACAGAAGA GTTCAATTGATGATATGTTAGGAGACCTGTTGGGAGATGATG ATTTCCCAGTGAAGGCCAAAGCTCTGGCCCGTGAAGCAGGCAGACTAGGACCTTCTCTACCATCACACAGTGGAAAACG CTCACTATTGGGTGACGACGACTTCTTCAGCAAACTGGCTGAGGAAGCTGAAAATTATGAG GGCTCTGATGTTTCTGAGGCTGATCCCACAGCCTTACTGGAGAGCATGAAG GACATAGATGATATGGACGCTGATCTCTTTGGATCAAAGAAAAAGCCCAGTTCAGCCCCAGCTCAGAGTAAAGGCTCCGGCATTGGAGGACCTATGAAAAATCCTCCTAAATCAGGAAACAAGTTAAAAGGAGGAATCTCAGATGAGCCAGACATTGAGGAGAAGAAGCCAAGTTCTGCTCCTGCATCGACAGCACGTGGCTACAAGAGGTTCAGCTTCACTA atgatgatgatgatgatgttcttGCCCCAACAACTGACACAAAAG ACTTTGATGACCCTTTGGCTGACCTGTTAGATGATCTACCCATAGAAGACAAAAATGAGCCAAAAATCACCAAAAAAGCTCCTCCAGAGAAATCAGTGCTGTCCCCAGACTCCCCTATcataaagaaaaaagaaacag CCTCACCAGCTCCAGTTCCAAAAAAGCGGGACGAGCTTACgtttgatgatgatgaggatgacctAATGGATGCATTGGGGTTTGGGGATAGTCCCAAAGAGAGCCCTAAGAAGAATGAGGCCGTGCTCATACCAAAGAACGAGAG CAACAGTGAGCTCCCTCAAAGAGCACGCACCAGGCTAGATGAGATTCTGGGGCGTGGGACTTCCCCTCGCCTTCTGGAGCGCCCTCcaacaggggagaggaaggaccCTCCGCAGCAGCAGGAAAAGCAGAAGCATCATCAGGAGACCCCCACTACTACAG ACCCTTTCCTAGAAGAAGACCTGACGTTTGGTTCCTATCAACCTACACTGGTCACTACACCGGAGGGACGCCACTCACGCAGACAGTCGGTCAG ATTCTCCACTGAGGACAACAGTGCCTCTTCTCCTGAGAAGAAACCCAAACCCACCACGCTCACCCCTACCTTTCCCCGACCTGCTGCAGACTGGCTGGGGCTCTCGCAGGATGATGAGGAAGAGCCCCCGCCTGTACCAGAACCCTTGAAGACCCCCTCCTCTTCGTCAGTGGGAAGCAAACCCTCCTCTTCTGGCAACCACATTCCACAGCCATCGACAGAGACTCCAAACACCTCCTTCAAATACTCCAAACCAGTAGGACCCAGTGTAGAGGTCTCTGCAAGCCAAAAGCACGAAGATGATTGGCTATCAGGGGCATTGAGCAGGAAGAAGACTCAATCATCCACACGGTCAGAGGAAAAGAGGACAACCCAGGAAGACTTTCTGGGGTTTGGAGACGAGGTGGATCTGGAGTCGTTTCTCAG CAAACGTGGTTCTTCACCAGCTTCCAGGAGGAAAGATGCATCCACCCCCAACAAGGAACCAGG GGAGCCCTCCCACAGGGAGCCCAGCCCTACTGCTCATTCTACCCCAGTGAGAGAGGACCAGTTCCAACCTG TGCCACAGCAAAGCCAGATGCAGAACACTGCACCTGTTGTCCAACCACAG GTGTCTCTTTCAGCCAACAGTTTGCAACAACTCTTGCTACAACAGCAG TTGGAGTCCCAGCTGCTGGGGTTAGGGGGAGCTGTGGATGTAGCTGGGctgcagagacagaagagagacactGAGAAGCAAAATGGACATCTAGCTTTACAGGCCCGCATCATCAAACTGGAGGAACAG GTGAGATCTCTACAGCAGGAGCTAGACCAGAACCAGATGTTGCTGGAGAGTGTTCAGCAGAGACACAAGCAGGACACTGAGCTcatggagaacacacacag GGCCCGTGTGAAGCTGCTTGACGATTCCGCGGCACAGCGAGAAGCACGGGCACGACAGGAATGCGAGAACCTAGCAGAGCGCTTAGCCACCGTCACACGTATAGCTGAACAGGAGCGTATGGAGCTGCAGGAAAAGCACCAGCGCAGACTGGCCCAAACCCAGCAGGACAGAGACCGAGAGGTGGAGCGACTCAGAGACCTACAGAG GAAGTCTATTTTGGAGATGAAGAAAGACCACGAGGATCAGGTCCAGAGACTGAAGAGATTGAAGGATGAGGAGATTGATGCAGTGACCAGTGCCACATCACAAACCAG GTCCCTGACAGTGGTGATTGAGCAGATGGAGCATTTCTCCCACAGGCTGGGGGACCTTTCATCTCGGGTGGAGAGCACCCATGAGAACACAGCCCAGGGGCTGGAGCAGGGGGCACGGCAGAGAGACGAACAGCTCCGAG TGATGCAGGACCGTCTGGGCCAGCAACAGAGGGCCATGGCAGAGGAGAGAACAAGGCTCAAAGAAGTCATCGCCAAGATGGACACCCAGCTGGCTGAGCAGCAGAGGCAACTAGAGAAG GAGCGCTGGAGAGTGAATGCAGAACAGGCTAAGGCCGACTCATCTCAGAGAGGCCTGGACGAGGAGAGACGCTCTCTAACTCAGCACAtcagcatggagagagaggagctggagaggGCAAAA AGTGCCCTGTTGGAGGAGCAGCAGCAGGTAATGCAGCGCTgtgcagaggagagaaggaagctgGCGTCTGAGTGGACCCAGTTCCACACCCAGGAGAAGCTGAGGCAGGACCGAGCAGAGCGGGAGGCCAGCCGGGCGCTGGAGAGGGATGCCCACAGAGAGGGCTCCATCATCAGCATGGCGCAG GAACAGGTGGACCTGAAGCTGCGTGCTGGGGAGCTAAAGCAGCATGAGGCAGCTGTAGCACGGGAGAGGGAGgctctggagagacagagggaggaactGGACAGGGAAAAGGAGAGGCTGAGTGGTACAGGCCTGCAGCTGAAGACACGTGCCCAGGAGGTAGAGGCCTTCAGCAAG CTGGCATCAGAAAGATATAATGAGGGGGAGAAGGCCCTACAGGAGTCGAGACAGGTGGAGACTGAGCACCAGACCAGGCTGAGGAGCATCCACTCccagatggagagactgagacagCAGGAACAGCACCTCCATCAG GAGAGAATGAATATGACTGAGCAGCGTAGGCAAATGGAGGCACTCAAGCACAGCCTTCCAATCACTCCTTTCCCTCAATCTATGGCCCCTATATTCACAG ACTTCAGACCAGTGTTGGCAGTACCTCAGATGGCCTCCACCAAGGCTGTTCGCCAGCCCCCACCCCTGGTCTCTAGTCCAGATTCAACAGAGCTCCAGGCCAGATTGGCCCTGCTCAGGCACACAGC
- the LOC124015522 gene encoding fas-binding factor 1-like isoform X5, with translation MLGDLLGDDDFPVKAKALAREAGRLGPSLPSHSGKRSLLGDDDFFSKLAEEAENYEGSDVSEADPTALLESMKDIDDMDADLFGSKKKPSSAPAQSKGSGIGGPMKNPPKSGNKLKGGISDEPDIEEKKPSSAPASTARGYKRFSFTNDDDDDVLAPTTDTKDFDDPLADLLDDLPIEDKNEPKITKKAPPEKSVLSPDSPIIKKKETASPAPVPKKRDELTFDDDEDDLMDALGFGDSPKESPKKNEAVLIPKNESNSELPQRARTRLDEILGRGTSPRLLERPPTGERKDPPQQQEKQKHHQETPTTTDPFLEEDLTFGSYQPTLVTTPEGRHSRRQSVRFSTEDNSASSPEKKPKPTTLTPTFPRPAADWLGLSQDDEEEPPPVPEPLKTPSSSSVGSKPSSSGNHIPQPSTETPNTSFKYSKPVGPSVEVSASQKHEDDWLSGALSRKKTQSSTRSEEKRTTQEDFLGFGDEVDLESFLSKRGSSPASRRKDASTPNKEPGDSPLPREPSHREPSPTAHSTPVREDQFQPAVSARVGFYPDQTPDPSPLPTSATISFPLPQQYHPPALQDHREPGWPSQAELPPNYLAQPWQSMSGPMPHAMMHGFMRLPQQSQMQNTAPVVQPQVSLSANSLQQLLLQQQLESQLLGLGGAVDVAGLQRQKRDTEKQNGHLALQARIIKLEEQVRSLQQELDQNQMLLESVQQRHKQDTELMENTHRARVKLLDDSAAQREARARQECENLAERLATVTRIAEQERMELQEKHQRRLAQTQQDRDREVERLRDLQRKSILEMKKDHEDQVQRLKRLKDEEIDAVTSATSQTRSLTVVIEQMEHFSHRLGDLSSRVESTHENTAQGLEQGARQRDEQLRVMQDRLGQQQRAMAEERTRLKEVIAKMDTQLAEQQRQLEKERWRVNAEQAKADSSQRGLDEERRSLTQHISMEREELERAKSALLEEQQQVMQRCAEERRKLASEWTQFHTQEKLRQDRAEREASRALERDAHREGSIISMAQEQVDLKLRAGELKQHEAAVAREREALERQREELDREKERLSGTGLQLKTRAQEVEAFSKLASERYNEGEKALQESRQVETEHQTRLRSIHSQMERLRQQEQHLHQERMNMTEQRRQMEALKHSLPITPFPQSMAPIFTDFRPVLAVPQMASTKAVRQPPPLVSSPDSTELQARLALLRHTAEKDRDFLQDEQFFLDTLKKAPYNSAFHTD, from the exons ATGTTAGGAGACCTGTTGGGAGATGATG ATTTCCCAGTGAAGGCCAAAGCTCTGGCCCGTGAAGCAGGCAGACTAGGACCTTCTCTACCATCACACAGTGGAAAACG CTCACTATTGGGTGACGACGACTTCTTCAGCAAACTGGCTGAGGAAGCTGAAAATTATGAG GGCTCTGATGTTTCTGAGGCTGATCCCACAGCCTTACTGGAGAGCATGAAG GACATAGATGATATGGACGCTGATCTCTTTGGATCAAAGAAAAAGCCCAGTTCAGCCCCAGCTCAGAGTAAAGGCTCCGGCATTGGAGGACCTATGAAAAATCCTCCTAAATCAGGAAACAAGTTAAAAGGAGGAATCTCAGATGAGCCAGACATTGAGGAGAAGAAGCCAAGTTCTGCTCCTGCATCGACAGCACGTGGCTACAAGAGGTTCAGCTTCACTA atgatgatgatgatgatgttcttGCCCCAACAACTGACACAAAAG ACTTTGATGACCCTTTGGCTGACCTGTTAGATGATCTACCCATAGAAGACAAAAATGAGCCAAAAATCACCAAAAAAGCTCCTCCAGAGAAATCAGTGCTGTCCCCAGACTCCCCTATcataaagaaaaaagaaacag CCTCACCAGCTCCAGTTCCAAAAAAGCGGGACGAGCTTACgtttgatgatgatgaggatgacctAATGGATGCATTGGGGTTTGGGGATAGTCCCAAAGAGAGCCCTAAGAAGAATGAGGCCGTGCTCATACCAAAGAACGAGAG CAACAGTGAGCTCCCTCAAAGAGCACGCACCAGGCTAGATGAGATTCTGGGGCGTGGGACTTCCCCTCGCCTTCTGGAGCGCCCTCcaacaggggagaggaaggaccCTCCGCAGCAGCAGGAAAAGCAGAAGCATCATCAGGAGACCCCCACTACTACAG ACCCTTTCCTAGAAGAAGACCTGACGTTTGGTTCCTATCAACCTACACTGGTCACTACACCGGAGGGACGCCACTCACGCAGACAGTCGGTCAG ATTCTCCACTGAGGACAACAGTGCCTCTTCTCCTGAGAAGAAACCCAAACCCACCACGCTCACCCCTACCTTTCCCCGACCTGCTGCAGACTGGCTGGGGCTCTCGCAGGATGATGAGGAAGAGCCCCCGCCTGTACCAGAACCCTTGAAGACCCCCTCCTCTTCGTCAGTGGGAAGCAAACCCTCCTCTTCTGGCAACCACATTCCACAGCCATCGACAGAGACTCCAAACACCTCCTTCAAATACTCCAAACCAGTAGGACCCAGTGTAGAGGTCTCTGCAAGCCAAAAGCACGAAGATGATTGGCTATCAGGGGCATTGAGCAGGAAGAAGACTCAATCATCCACACGGTCAGAGGAAAAGAGGACAACCCAGGAAGACTTTCTGGGGTTTGGAGACGAGGTGGATCTGGAGTCGTTTCTCAG CAAACGTGGTTCTTCACCAGCTTCCAGGAGGAAAGATGCATCCACCCCCAACAAGGAACCAGG AGATTCTCCTCTGCCCAGGGAGCCCTCCCACAGGGAGCCCAGCCCTACTGCTCATTCTACCCCAGTGAGAGAGGACCAGTTCCAACCTG CTGTGTCTGCTAGAGTAGGCTTCTATCCTGACCAGACCCCAGACCCCTCTCCCCTGCCAACCTCTGCTACCATTAGCTTCCCCCTGCCCCAACAGTACCATCCACCAGCCCTGCAGGATCACAGGGAGCCAGGATGGCCAAGTCAAGCAGAGCTGCCCCCTAACTACCTTGCCCAGCCATGGCAGTCTATGTCTGGCCCCATGCCCCATGCTATGATGCATGGCTTTATGCGGT TGCCACAGCAAAGCCAGATGCAGAACACTGCACCTGTTGTCCAACCACAG GTGTCTCTTTCAGCCAACAGTTTGCAACAACTCTTGCTACAACAGCAG TTGGAGTCCCAGCTGCTGGGGTTAGGGGGAGCTGTGGATGTAGCTGGGctgcagagacagaagagagacactGAGAAGCAAAATGGACATCTAGCTTTACAGGCCCGCATCATCAAACTGGAGGAACAG GTGAGATCTCTACAGCAGGAGCTAGACCAGAACCAGATGTTGCTGGAGAGTGTTCAGCAGAGACACAAGCAGGACACTGAGCTcatggagaacacacacag GGCCCGTGTGAAGCTGCTTGACGATTCCGCGGCACAGCGAGAAGCACGGGCACGACAGGAATGCGAGAACCTAGCAGAGCGCTTAGCCACCGTCACACGTATAGCTGAACAGGAGCGTATGGAGCTGCAGGAAAAGCACCAGCGCAGACTGGCCCAAACCCAGCAGGACAGAGACCGAGAGGTGGAGCGACTCAGAGACCTACAGAG GAAGTCTATTTTGGAGATGAAGAAAGACCACGAGGATCAGGTCCAGAGACTGAAGAGATTGAAGGATGAGGAGATTGATGCAGTGACCAGTGCCACATCACAAACCAG GTCCCTGACAGTGGTGATTGAGCAGATGGAGCATTTCTCCCACAGGCTGGGGGACCTTTCATCTCGGGTGGAGAGCACCCATGAGAACACAGCCCAGGGGCTGGAGCAGGGGGCACGGCAGAGAGACGAACAGCTCCGAG TGATGCAGGACCGTCTGGGCCAGCAACAGAGGGCCATGGCAGAGGAGAGAACAAGGCTCAAAGAAGTCATCGCCAAGATGGACACCCAGCTGGCTGAGCAGCAGAGGCAACTAGAGAAG GAGCGCTGGAGAGTGAATGCAGAACAGGCTAAGGCCGACTCATCTCAGAGAGGCCTGGACGAGGAGAGACGCTCTCTAACTCAGCACAtcagcatggagagagaggagctggagaggGCAAAA AGTGCCCTGTTGGAGGAGCAGCAGCAGGTAATGCAGCGCTgtgcagaggagagaaggaagctgGCGTCTGAGTGGACCCAGTTCCACACCCAGGAGAAGCTGAGGCAGGACCGAGCAGAGCGGGAGGCCAGCCGGGCGCTGGAGAGGGATGCCCACAGAGAGGGCTCCATCATCAGCATGGCGCAG GAACAGGTGGACCTGAAGCTGCGTGCTGGGGAGCTAAAGCAGCATGAGGCAGCTGTAGCACGGGAGAGGGAGgctctggagagacagagggaggaactGGACAGGGAAAAGGAGAGGCTGAGTGGTACAGGCCTGCAGCTGAAGACACGTGCCCAGGAGGTAGAGGCCTTCAGCAAG CTGGCATCAGAAAGATATAATGAGGGGGAGAAGGCCCTACAGGAGTCGAGACAGGTGGAGACTGAGCACCAGACCAGGCTGAGGAGCATCCACTCccagatggagagactgagacagCAGGAACAGCACCTCCATCAG GAGAGAATGAATATGACTGAGCAGCGTAGGCAAATGGAGGCACTCAAGCACAGCCTTCCAATCACTCCTTTCCCTCAATCTATGGCCCCTATATTCACAG ACTTCAGACCAGTGTTGGCAGTACCTCAGATGGCCTCCACCAAGGCTGTTCGCCAGCCCCCACCCCTGGTCTCTAGTCCAGATTCAACAGAGCTCCAGGCCAGATTGGCCCTGCTCAGGCACACAGC
- the LOC124015522 gene encoding fas-binding factor 1-like isoform X4 gives MAKQKKGQKSSIDDMLGDLLGDDDFPVKAKALAREAGRLGPSLPSHSGKRSLLGDDDFFSKLAEEAENYEGSDVSEADPTALLESMKDIDDMDADLFGSKKKPSSAPAQSKGSGIGGPMKNPPKSGNKLKGGISDEPDIEEKKPSSAPASTARGYKRFSFTNDDDDDVLAPTTDTKDFDDPLADLLDDLPIEDKNEPKITKKAPPEKSVLSPDSPIIKKKETASPAPVPKKRDELTFDDDEDDLMDALGFGDSPKESPKKNEAVLIPKNESNSELPQRARTRLDEILGRGTSPRLLERPPTGERKDPPQQQEKQKHHQETPTTTDPFLEEDLTFGSYQPTLVTTPEGRHSRRQSVRFSTEDNSASSPEKKPKPTTLTPTFPRPAADWLGLSQDDEEEPPPVPEPLKTPSSSSVGSKPSSSGNHIPQPSTETPNTSFKYSKPVGPSVEVSASQKHEDDWLSGALSRKKTQSSTRSEEKRTTQEDFLGFGDEVDLESFLSKRGSSPASRRKDASTPNKEPGDSPLPREPSHREPSPTAHSTPVREDQFQPAVSARVGFYPDQTPDPSPLPTSATISFPLPQQYHPPALQDHREPGWPSQAELPPNYLAQPWQSMSGPMPHAMMHGFMRLPQQSQMQNTAPVVQPQVSLSANSLQQLLLQQQLESQLLGLGGAVDVAGLQRQKRDTEKQNGHLALQARIIKLEEQVRSLQQELDQNQMLLESVQQRHKQDTELMENTHRARVKLLDDSAAQREARARQECENLAERLATVTRIAEQERMELQEKHQRRLAQTQQDRDREVERLRDLQRKSILEMKKDHEDQVQRLKRLKDEEIDAVTSATSQTRSLTVVIEQMEHFSHRLGDLSSRVESTHENTAQGLEQGARQRDEQLRVMQDRLGQQQRAMAEERTRLKEVIAKMDTQLAEQQRQLEKERWRVNAEQAKADSSQRGLDEERRSLTQHISMEREELERAKSALLEEQQQVMQRCAEERRKLASEWTQFHTQEKLRQDRAEREASRALERDAHREGSIISMAQEQVDLKLRAGELKQHEAAVAREREALERQREELDREKERLSGTGLQLKTRAQEVEAFSKLASERYNEGEKALQESRQVETEHQTRLRSIHSQMERLRQQEQHLHQERMNMTEQRRQMEALKHSLPITPFPQSMAPIFTDFRPVLAVPQMASTKAVRQPPPLVSSPDSTELQARLALLRHTAEKDRDFLQDEQFFLDTLKKAPYNSAFHTD, from the exons ATG GCTAAACAGAAGAAAGGACAGAAGA GTTCAATTGATGATATGTTAGGAGACCTGTTGGGAGATGATG ATTTCCCAGTGAAGGCCAAAGCTCTGGCCCGTGAAGCAGGCAGACTAGGACCTTCTCTACCATCACACAGTGGAAAACG CTCACTATTGGGTGACGACGACTTCTTCAGCAAACTGGCTGAGGAAGCTGAAAATTATGAG GGCTCTGATGTTTCTGAGGCTGATCCCACAGCCTTACTGGAGAGCATGAAG GACATAGATGATATGGACGCTGATCTCTTTGGATCAAAGAAAAAGCCCAGTTCAGCCCCAGCTCAGAGTAAAGGCTCCGGCATTGGAGGACCTATGAAAAATCCTCCTAAATCAGGAAACAAGTTAAAAGGAGGAATCTCAGATGAGCCAGACATTGAGGAGAAGAAGCCAAGTTCTGCTCCTGCATCGACAGCACGTGGCTACAAGAGGTTCAGCTTCACTA atgatgatgatgatgatgttcttGCCCCAACAACTGACACAAAAG ACTTTGATGACCCTTTGGCTGACCTGTTAGATGATCTACCCATAGAAGACAAAAATGAGCCAAAAATCACCAAAAAAGCTCCTCCAGAGAAATCAGTGCTGTCCCCAGACTCCCCTATcataaagaaaaaagaaacag CCTCACCAGCTCCAGTTCCAAAAAAGCGGGACGAGCTTACgtttgatgatgatgaggatgacctAATGGATGCATTGGGGTTTGGGGATAGTCCCAAAGAGAGCCCTAAGAAGAATGAGGCCGTGCTCATACCAAAGAACGAGAG CAACAGTGAGCTCCCTCAAAGAGCACGCACCAGGCTAGATGAGATTCTGGGGCGTGGGACTTCCCCTCGCCTTCTGGAGCGCCCTCcaacaggggagaggaaggaccCTCCGCAGCAGCAGGAAAAGCAGAAGCATCATCAGGAGACCCCCACTACTACAG ACCCTTTCCTAGAAGAAGACCTGACGTTTGGTTCCTATCAACCTACACTGGTCACTACACCGGAGGGACGCCACTCACGCAGACAGTCGGTCAG ATTCTCCACTGAGGACAACAGTGCCTCTTCTCCTGAGAAGAAACCCAAACCCACCACGCTCACCCCTACCTTTCCCCGACCTGCTGCAGACTGGCTGGGGCTCTCGCAGGATGATGAGGAAGAGCCCCCGCCTGTACCAGAACCCTTGAAGACCCCCTCCTCTTCGTCAGTGGGAAGCAAACCCTCCTCTTCTGGCAACCACATTCCACAGCCATCGACAGAGACTCCAAACACCTCCTTCAAATACTCCAAACCAGTAGGACCCAGTGTAGAGGTCTCTGCAAGCCAAAAGCACGAAGATGATTGGCTATCAGGGGCATTGAGCAGGAAGAAGACTCAATCATCCACACGGTCAGAGGAAAAGAGGACAACCCAGGAAGACTTTCTGGGGTTTGGAGACGAGGTGGATCTGGAGTCGTTTCTCAG CAAACGTGGTTCTTCACCAGCTTCCAGGAGGAAAGATGCATCCACCCCCAACAAGGAACCAGG AGATTCTCCTCTGCCCAGGGAGCCCTCCCACAGGGAGCCCAGCCCTACTGCTCATTCTACCCCAGTGAGAGAGGACCAGTTCCAACCTG CTGTGTCTGCTAGAGTAGGCTTCTATCCTGACCAGACCCCAGACCCCTCTCCCCTGCCAACCTCTGCTACCATTAGCTTCCCCCTGCCCCAACAGTACCATCCACCAGCCCTGCAGGATCACAGGGAGCCAGGATGGCCAAGTCAAGCAGAGCTGCCCCCTAACTACCTTGCCCAGCCATGGCAGTCTATGTCTGGCCCCATGCCCCATGCTATGATGCATGGCTTTATGCGGT TGCCACAGCAAAGCCAGATGCAGAACACTGCACCTGTTGTCCAACCACAG GTGTCTCTTTCAGCCAACAGTTTGCAACAACTCTTGCTACAACAGCAG TTGGAGTCCCAGCTGCTGGGGTTAGGGGGAGCTGTGGATGTAGCTGGGctgcagagacagaagagagacactGAGAAGCAAAATGGACATCTAGCTTTACAGGCCCGCATCATCAAACTGGAGGAACAG GTGAGATCTCTACAGCAGGAGCTAGACCAGAACCAGATGTTGCTGGAGAGTGTTCAGCAGAGACACAAGCAGGACACTGAGCTcatggagaacacacacag GGCCCGTGTGAAGCTGCTTGACGATTCCGCGGCACAGCGAGAAGCACGGGCACGACAGGAATGCGAGAACCTAGCAGAGCGCTTAGCCACCGTCACACGTATAGCTGAACAGGAGCGTATGGAGCTGCAGGAAAAGCACCAGCGCAGACTGGCCCAAACCCAGCAGGACAGAGACCGAGAGGTGGAGCGACTCAGAGACCTACAGAG GAAGTCTATTTTGGAGATGAAGAAAGACCACGAGGATCAGGTCCAGAGACTGAAGAGATTGAAGGATGAGGAGATTGATGCAGTGACCAGTGCCACATCACAAACCAG GTCCCTGACAGTGGTGATTGAGCAGATGGAGCATTTCTCCCACAGGCTGGGGGACCTTTCATCTCGGGTGGAGAGCACCCATGAGAACACAGCCCAGGGGCTGGAGCAGGGGGCACGGCAGAGAGACGAACAGCTCCGAG TGATGCAGGACCGTCTGGGCCAGCAACAGAGGGCCATGGCAGAGGAGAGAACAAGGCTCAAAGAAGTCATCGCCAAGATGGACACCCAGCTGGCTGAGCAGCAGAGGCAACTAGAGAAG GAGCGCTGGAGAGTGAATGCAGAACAGGCTAAGGCCGACTCATCTCAGAGAGGCCTGGACGAGGAGAGACGCTCTCTAACTCAGCACAtcagcatggagagagaggagctggagaggGCAAAA AGTGCCCTGTTGGAGGAGCAGCAGCAGGTAATGCAGCGCTgtgcagaggagagaaggaagctgGCGTCTGAGTGGACCCAGTTCCACACCCAGGAGAAGCTGAGGCAGGACCGAGCAGAGCGGGAGGCCAGCCGGGCGCTGGAGAGGGATGCCCACAGAGAGGGCTCCATCATCAGCATGGCGCAG GAACAGGTGGACCTGAAGCTGCGTGCTGGGGAGCTAAAGCAGCATGAGGCAGCTGTAGCACGGGAGAGGGAGgctctggagagacagagggaggaactGGACAGGGAAAAGGAGAGGCTGAGTGGTACAGGCCTGCAGCTGAAGACACGTGCCCAGGAGGTAGAGGCCTTCAGCAAG CTGGCATCAGAAAGATATAATGAGGGGGAGAAGGCCCTACAGGAGTCGAGACAGGTGGAGACTGAGCACCAGACCAGGCTGAGGAGCATCCACTCccagatggagagactgagacagCAGGAACAGCACCTCCATCAG GAGAGAATGAATATGACTGAGCAGCGTAGGCAAATGGAGGCACTCAAGCACAGCCTTCCAATCACTCCTTTCCCTCAATCTATGGCCCCTATATTCACAG ACTTCAGACCAGTGTTGGCAGTACCTCAGATGGCCTCCACCAAGGCTGTTCGCCAGCCCCCACCCCTGGTCTCTAGTCCAGATTCAACAGAGCTCCAGGCCAGATTGGCCCTGCTCAGGCACACAGC